A region of Haloplanus sp. XH21 DNA encodes the following proteins:
- a CDS encoding cobalt-precorrin-4/precorrin-4 C(11)-methyltransferase: protein MTDTDPQAAIDAETAARGHTRDDRVYDRTAGDGEGIPFIGAGPGDPGLLTVTGRELVEDADLVVHAGSLVNSELLDQYCADAEQVSSVGRDLEELVPLMRDAYEDGRTVVRLHSGDPAIYGAALEQMDALEHEGVPTYIVPGVTSAFAASATLRTQLTLNGVANHVAFTRPQGKTLDPEEDHISDFVGMGDVTTCIYLGTHAVGETMDRLLDAGHDPETPVTVIYHASWPDEDIIEGTIATIGDRVAEAGYRASAMVIIGEAVGDGGYERSYLYGDWANGSDAEADD from the coding sequence ATGACCGACACCGACCCGCAGGCGGCCATCGACGCCGAGACGGCGGCCCGCGGCCACACTCGCGACGACCGGGTGTACGACCGCACGGCCGGCGACGGCGAGGGGATTCCCTTCATCGGCGCCGGTCCCGGCGACCCCGGATTGCTCACCGTCACCGGCCGCGAACTCGTCGAGGACGCCGACCTCGTGGTCCACGCGGGGTCGCTCGTCAACAGCGAACTCCTCGACCAGTACTGCGCCGACGCCGAACAGGTGTCGAGCGTCGGGCGGGACCTGGAAGAACTCGTTCCGCTCATGCGCGACGCCTACGAGGACGGCCGGACCGTCGTCCGCCTCCACAGCGGCGACCCGGCCATCTACGGCGCAGCGTTGGAGCAGATGGACGCCCTCGAACACGAGGGCGTGCCGACGTACATCGTCCCTGGCGTCACCTCCGCGTTCGCCGCGAGCGCGACGCTGCGGACCCAACTCACCCTCAACGGCGTCGCCAACCACGTCGCCTTCACCCGGCCACAGGGGAAGACGCTCGACCCCGAGGAGGACCACATCTCCGACTTCGTGGGCATGGGCGACGTGACCACCTGCATCTATCTCGGGACCCACGCCGTCGGCGAGACGATGGACCGCCTCCTCGACGCGGGCCACGACCCCGAGACGCCGGTGACGGTCATCTACCACGCTTCCTGGCCCGACGAGGACATCATCGAGGGGACGATTGCCACCATCGGCGACCGGGTGGCCGAGGCGGGCTACCGCGCCTCGGCGATGGTCATCATCGGCGAGGCGGTCGGCGACGGCGGCTACGAGCGCTCCTATCTCTACGGCGACTGGGCGAACGGCAGCGACGCGGAGGCGGACGACTAA
- a CDS encoding CbtA family protein has product MLTAHLARGLKAGAVAGLAFGLFMAFVGNPVVAHADAVVEGAHAHGAGGHTGPSLTTLVSVGGGVLWGVLAGAVFGVAFFVLEPAIPADGGVRSYLLAAAGFVTASGAPWLALPPAVPGVEATLPTRTRLLVYGGMMVAGLLACLLAGAAYHRASDRYGRREGVVAAAAPFVGVVLVATLVPASTAPTGAVSPELTAAFRGVVVFGQVTLWAVLAVTHAWLHRRGRAERRRARTPTATTD; this is encoded by the coding sequence ATGCTCACCGCGCACCTCGCGCGCGGCCTGAAAGCGGGGGCTGTCGCCGGCCTCGCGTTCGGCCTGTTCATGGCGTTCGTCGGGAATCCCGTCGTCGCCCACGCCGACGCGGTGGTCGAGGGAGCACACGCCCACGGCGCCGGCGGTCACACCGGGCCGTCGCTCACGACGCTCGTAAGCGTCGGCGGCGGCGTCCTCTGGGGCGTGCTCGCCGGCGCCGTCTTCGGGGTCGCCTTCTTCGTCCTCGAACCGGCGATCCCCGCCGACGGCGGCGTTCGGAGCTACCTCCTCGCCGCCGCTGGCTTCGTCACCGCCTCGGGCGCACCGTGGCTCGCCCTCCCGCCCGCCGTGCCCGGCGTCGAGGCGACCCTGCCGACGCGGACGCGTCTGCTCGTCTACGGCGGGATGATGGTCGCGGGCCTCCTCGCCTGCCTGCTCGCGGGAGCGGCGTATCACCGCGCGAGCGACCGATACGGACGGCGCGAGGGCGTCGTCGCGGCGGCCGCGCCGTTCGTCGGCGTCGTGCTGGTGGCGACGCTCGTGCCCGCGTCGACGGCCCCGACCGGCGCCGTCTCGCCCGAGCTCACCGCCGCGTTCCGCGGCGTGGTCGTCTTCGGGCAGGTGACGCTTTGGGCCGTCCTCGCGGTCACCCACGCGTGGCTTCACCGCCGAGGGCGAGCGGAACGCCGGCGGGCGCGGACGCCCACGGCGACGACGGATTAG
- a CDS encoding ferredoxin, translated as MMTRYQIHLDRGACEGIFACLVRDDRFVEADDGLATVEGATGEATVTVDCDDDRLADARDAAAACPVDAITVEEGKP; from the coding sequence CTGATGACCCGCTATCAGATCCATCTCGACCGCGGGGCCTGCGAGGGCATCTTCGCCTGTCTCGTCCGTGACGACCGATTCGTGGAGGCCGACGACGGCCTCGCGACGGTCGAAGGCGCGACGGGCGAGGCGACGGTCACCGTCGACTGCGACGACGACCGACTCGCCGACGCCCGCGACGCGGCCGCGGCCTGTCCGGTCGACGCCATCACGGTCGAGGAGGGGAAGCCGTGA
- the cbiG gene encoding cobalt-precorrin 5A hydrolase, whose product MSTDNSTDGDDSGGHCATPDSDGEVAEEIAIISFGRKLDTAEEIKAGIGAGYDTVDIIEYHGDVFAEHWGEYDCFVGLMASGIAMRKTAPLLDDKWDDPAIVVVDEELTWAIPITGGHHGANQVANDLAELGAVPAMTTASEAAGKQGVESKAKALDTHVVNGDSTVATNLAVLNENLGPVARLDGPRAVLVGDDVTVLKRNGDEGVVLGTGTVSGVDADQVRDAWDAALADCGLTLDDVDFVATGTRKEGEEGLYEAAQEADLGVVLFEKATLEEFEGPSPSRSKELIGWPGIAEASAIAGGRDHDLLREKERFDDAVTVAVGR is encoded by the coding sequence ATGAGTACGGACAACTCCACGGACGGCGACGACTCGGGCGGCCACTGCGCGACGCCGGATTCCGACGGCGAGGTGGCCGAAGAAATCGCGATCATCAGTTTCGGCCGCAAACTCGACACGGCCGAGGAGATCAAGGCCGGCATCGGTGCGGGCTACGACACGGTCGACATCATCGAGTACCACGGCGACGTCTTCGCCGAACACTGGGGCGAGTACGACTGCTTCGTCGGCCTCATGGCCTCCGGCATCGCGATGCGGAAGACGGCGCCCCTCCTCGACGACAAGTGGGACGACCCCGCCATCGTCGTCGTCGACGAGGAACTGACGTGGGCCATCCCCATCACGGGCGGCCACCACGGCGCGAACCAGGTGGCGAACGACCTGGCCGAACTCGGCGCCGTGCCCGCGATGACGACGGCCAGCGAGGCGGCGGGCAAACAGGGCGTCGAGAGCAAGGCCAAAGCCCTCGACACCCACGTCGTCAACGGCGATTCGACGGTCGCGACCAACCTCGCCGTACTGAACGAGAACCTCGGCCCCGTCGCCCGCCTCGACGGTCCCCGCGCCGTCCTCGTCGGCGACGACGTGACCGTCCTCAAGCGCAACGGCGACGAGGGCGTCGTCCTCGGTACCGGCACGGTGTCGGGCGTCGACGCCGACCAGGTTCGCGACGCCTGGGACGCCGCCCTCGCCGACTGCGGGCTGACCCTCGACGACGTGGACTTCGTCGCCACGGGCACCCGCAAGGAGGGCGAGGAAGGGTTGTACGAGGCGGCCCAAGAGGCGGACCTCGGCGTCGTCCTCTTCGAAAAGGCGACCCTGGAGGAGTTCGAGGGACCGTCGCCCTCGCGCTCGAAGGAACTCATCGGCTGGCCGGGCATCGCGGAGGCGTCGGCCATCGCCGGCGGCCGCGACCACGATCTCCTGCGGGAGAAGGAACGCTTCGACGACGCGGTGACCGTGGCGGTGGGGCGATGA
- the cobJ gene encoding precorrin-3B C(17)-methyltransferase, translating into MSTDDTIDTETESNCGASTTETETESKCGASTTETETESKCGASTSTTSDSPSSSCGGGSTEKQVESTVNDFDADPGRLVAIGLGPGQPEGMTQRARGALLDAEHIVGYTTYVDLLPDEVTESADELYDTPMCGEVSRTEEAIDRALAGNDVAIIGSGDPNVYALAGLALEILESKGATASMVDFEVVPGVPAAQSCGARLGAPLVNDTVSISLSDHLTSMPTIESRLHAAAKESFTISIYNPWSRKRRENFQKCCEILLEHRDPETPVGIVHGAGREDETTEIVDLGELEDLGETDLIDMTTTIIVGNEDTYVWDDRMVTPRGYESKYDY; encoded by the coding sequence ATGAGCACGGACGACACCATCGACACTGAGACGGAATCGAACTGTGGCGCGTCGACCACAGAGACCGAAACGGAGTCCAAATGTGGCGCATCGACAACGGAGACCGAAACGGAATCGAAGTGCGGGGCCTCCACCTCGACGACGAGCGATTCGCCCTCGTCGTCCTGCGGCGGCGGATCGACCGAGAAACAGGTCGAATCGACCGTCAACGACTTCGACGCCGACCCCGGTCGCTTGGTCGCCATCGGCCTCGGTCCCGGGCAACCGGAGGGAATGACCCAGCGCGCCCGCGGGGCGTTGCTGGACGCCGAACACATCGTCGGCTACACCACCTACGTCGACCTCCTGCCCGACGAGGTGACCGAGTCGGCGGACGAACTGTACGACACGCCGATGTGTGGCGAAGTCTCGCGGACCGAGGAGGCCATCGACCGCGCCCTCGCCGGCAACGACGTGGCCATCATCGGGAGCGGCGATCCGAACGTCTACGCGCTTGCGGGCCTCGCGCTCGAAATCCTCGAATCCAAAGGCGCGACGGCGTCGATGGTCGACTTCGAGGTGGTGCCGGGCGTGCCCGCCGCGCAGTCCTGTGGCGCCCGCCTCGGCGCCCCCCTCGTGAACGACACCGTGAGCATCTCGCTGTCGGATCACCTGACCTCGATGCCGACCATCGAGTCCCGCCTCCACGCCGCCGCCAAGGAGAGCTTCACCATCTCGATTTACAACCCTTGGAGTCGGAAGCGCCGCGAGAACTTCCAGAAATGCTGTGAGATCCTGCTGGAACACCGGGACCCGGAGACGCCGGTCGGCATCGTCCACGGCGCGGGCCGCGAGGACGAGACGACCGAAATCGTCGACCTGGGCGAGTTGGAGGACCTCGGCGAGACCGACCTCATCGACATGACGACGACCATCATCGTCGGCAACGAGGACACCTACGTTTGGGACGACCGCATGGTCACGCCGCGGGGCTACGAGAGCAAGTACGACTACTGA
- a CDS encoding precorrin-3B C(17)-methyltransferase has product MSGVEADADADDLGTLYVVGIGPGLPHAMTQRAKDVIATADCVIASNLYQEFLRRDGTIPPEDAVADGGSEAAAQSVESTHTDAEGHVAVRPNGHRQEIVRSSMGQQIELAREAFERVRAGEDVVHVSGGDPNVYGKSDLLYLMADEDGATDIPLEIVPGVTAALGGAANVGAPLSNDFCTVSLSDKWRGWDEIEEKLRAAAISGFVIVLYNCWRDYERAIGVIREERADDVPIAIVNDAGRGSAGRNREDETETITTLDRATDHDDEVGGMGTSIIVGNHETRVWENDHGKHLVTPRGGRDVDDF; this is encoded by the coding sequence ATGAGCGGTGTCGAGGCGGACGCTGACGCTGACGACCTGGGAACCCTCTACGTCGTCGGCATCGGTCCCGGCCTCCCCCACGCGATGACCCAGCGCGCGAAAGACGTCATCGCCACCGCGGACTGCGTCATCGCGTCGAACCTCTACCAGGAGTTCCTCCGCCGCGACGGCACCATCCCGCCGGAGGACGCGGTTGCTGACGGCGGGAGCGAGGCGGCGGCGCAGTCCGTCGAGAGCACCCACACCGACGCCGAGGGCCACGTCGCCGTCCGGCCGAACGGCCACCGCCAGGAAATCGTTCGGTCGTCGATGGGCCAACAGATCGAACTCGCGCGCGAGGCGTTCGAGCGGGTGCGCGCGGGCGAAGACGTCGTTCACGTCTCCGGCGGCGATCCGAACGTCTACGGCAAGAGCGACTTGCTCTACCTGATGGCCGACGAAGACGGGGCGACGGACATCCCCCTCGAAATCGTTCCGGGCGTCACGGCGGCCCTCGGCGGCGCGGCCAACGTGGGCGCGCCCCTTTCGAACGACTTCTGCACCGTCTCGCTGTCCGATAAGTGGCGGGGCTGGGACGAAATCGAGGAGAAACTCCGCGCGGCCGCCATCAGCGGCTTCGTCATCGTCCTCTACAACTGCTGGCGGGACTACGAACGCGCCATCGGGGTTATCCGGGAGGAGCGCGCCGACGACGTGCCCATCGCCATCGTCAACGACGCTGGCCGCGGGTCGGCCGGCCGCAACCGCGAGGACGAGACGGAGACCATCACCACCCTGGACCGGGCGACCGACCACGACGACGAGGTGGGGGGCATGGGCACCTCCATCATCGTCGGCAATCACGAGACCCGAGTCTGGGAGAACGACCACGGCAAACACCTCGTCACCCCGCGCGGCGGGCGTGACGTCGACGACTTCTAA
- a CDS encoding OsmC family protein, which yields MSVVDTTLQERLNRRIEGLRNARKLKSGHPSVDTETIRNYHARARADGFVFDADEPVSKIGGTGTAPRPLRYFLAGFAFCLQAQYVRNAIRMGIGLDELAVDVDSEIDRRGGLGFLDDPASFEEIAYTTTIRTDASRDDVRDLVRAAEACCYVHGTLSKALDLDGTTVVNGTPLEN from the coding sequence ATGTCCGTCGTCGACACGACGCTACAGGAGCGGCTGAACAGACGCATCGAGGGGTTGCGAAACGCGAGGAAGCTCAAATCCGGTCACCCGAGCGTCGACACCGAGACGATTCGCAACTATCACGCCCGCGCCAGAGCGGACGGCTTCGTCTTCGACGCCGACGAACCCGTTTCCAAGATCGGTGGCACCGGCACCGCCCCGCGACCACTGCGCTACTTCCTCGCCGGCTTCGCCTTCTGTCTTCAGGCGCAGTACGTCCGTAACGCTATCCGCATGGGGATCGGGCTCGACGAACTCGCGGTCGATGTCGACAGCGAGATCGACCGCCGGGGCGGCCTCGGCTTTCTGGACGACCCCGCGTCGTTCGAGGAGATAGCGTACACGACCACGATTCGGACCGACGCGTCCCGAGACGACGTTCGCGACCTCGTTCGGGCCGCCGAGGCCTGCTGTTACGTTCACGGGACGCTCTCGAAGGCGCTCGATCTGGACGGAACGACGGTCGTCAACGGGACGCCGCTGGAGAACTAA
- a CDS encoding cobalt-factor II C(20)-methyltransferase — protein MTLYGVGLGPGESDLVTVRGKRILEDADVVYSPGRLSRAVATKHVPEDRIGDLDFPMTRDEDELRRAWKAAAAEIAPRARDGTVAFVTLGDPNVYSTFGHLRRTLDAFHPDVDLDVVPGVSAVTAFATALGVEVAAGSSLALREAARGAAPTGPDRMILFKVTDVPATHEALVDAGYDVQYGRRLFMEQGKTVVTDDPTDLEDRDYYTLAYAEKRDLESTPATAAFDAAESETVTDGGERVDDEDHPVDPIAWELAEGEACGDVVPEVPPR, from the coding sequence ATGACGCTCTACGGCGTCGGCCTCGGTCCCGGCGAGAGCGACCTGGTGACGGTGCGCGGCAAGCGCATCCTCGAAGACGCGGACGTGGTGTACTCCCCCGGCCGCCTCTCCCGCGCCGTTGCGACGAAACACGTCCCCGAGGACCGCATCGGCGACCTGGATTTCCCGATGACGCGCGACGAGGACGAACTCCGGCGGGCGTGGAAGGCGGCCGCTGCCGAAATCGCGCCGCGGGCCCGCGACGGCACCGTCGCCTTCGTCACCCTCGGCGACCCCAACGTCTACTCGACCTTCGGCCATCTGCGCCGGACGCTCGACGCCTTCCACCCCGACGTGGACCTCGACGTCGTGCCCGGCGTGAGCGCCGTCACCGCTTTCGCCACCGCGCTGGGCGTCGAAGTCGCCGCGGGGTCGAGTCTCGCCCTGCGCGAGGCCGCCCGCGGTGCCGCGCCGACCGGTCCCGACCGGATGATTCTGTTCAAGGTGACCGACGTGCCCGCGACCCACGAGGCCTTGGTCGACGCCGGCTACGACGTGCAGTACGGCCGTCGCCTGTTCATGGAACAGGGGAAGACGGTCGTGACCGACGACCCGACCGACCTCGAAGACAGGGATTACTACACGCTGGCCTACGCGGAGAAACGCGACCTGGAGTCGACCCCCGCCACCGCCGCCTTCGACGCCGCGGAGTCGGAGACGGTGACCGACGGCGGCGAACGCGTCGACGACGAGGACCACCCCGTCGACCCCATCGCCTGGGAACTCGCCGAGGGCGAGGCCTGTGGCGACGTGGTGCCCGAGGTGCCCCCGCGATGA
- a CDS encoding DUF3209 family protein produces the protein MTCHEIEALRLGLMNVLGTEDRSAREHAETELEGHLDGPIEALAEADSLAEIERHLDAALVDLEAEIADADETAPEYDYLRGRLVAVRDAERAVHRLTAQGEDVLAGLGETHDLLHEAFPVDE, from the coding sequence ATGACCTGTCACGAAATCGAAGCACTCCGACTCGGACTGATGAACGTCCTCGGCACCGAGGACCGAAGCGCGCGCGAACACGCCGAAACCGAACTCGAGGGGCATCTCGACGGCCCCATCGAGGCGCTGGCCGAGGCCGACTCGCTCGCCGAAATCGAGCGCCACCTCGACGCCGCGCTGGTCGACCTCGAGGCCGAAATCGCCGACGCCGACGAGACGGCCCCCGAATACGACTATCTCCGCGGGCGCCTCGTCGCCGTCCGCGACGCCGAGCGGGCGGTCCACCGCCTTACTGCGCAGGGCGAGGACGTCCTCGCCGGCCTCGGCGAGACCCACGACCTCCTGCACGAGGCGTTCCCGGTGGATGAATGA
- a CDS encoding PQQ-binding-like beta-propeller repeat protein — translation MTYNKPSESVTDAVDLGSIDSAGSRHAGQRSAVALADDVIVAGRADGDCLGVDPSTLAERWRACCARESTSVVSAAPFAGGVLVGERSPCGAVRLHDADTGAVRWRHDTSETVGAPTRDTRFFLPYVADIVVGGDYAYVAARRYERAGDAGGERAFESVVLALAPDGRVAWRYRTDASPIALATDADRVAVAYNRCPGDHDAGLVVLDAATGAERQCWNPPTTDALERSGDRRVGDVSFLSDGLAVTSHADFRGYRLDRGGDVRWRVDLATPTVVGDETRYAYPNHVHATPAGVVFVTGNTYAVEGRETEGTHDRATAAFGYAADGDQRWSASLGGFATGLVATADRVAIPVAQGFRTRDPEVHGVRIADVAAGDIRHVATDGITTAVAAADGRVAAIEEPVRYHDNGERRGAYRLHVTTTN, via the coding sequence ATGACTTACAATAAACCGTCTGAGTCCGTGACCGACGCCGTCGACCTCGGATCGATCGATTCCGCCGGGTCGCGCCACGCCGGGCAGCGGTCGGCCGTCGCCCTCGCCGACGACGTGATCGTCGCCGGCCGCGCCGACGGCGACTGCCTCGGAGTCGATCCGTCGACGCTCGCCGAGCGCTGGCGTGCGTGCTGTGCCCGCGAGTCGACGAGCGTCGTGTCGGCCGCTCCCTTCGCGGGCGGCGTCCTCGTCGGCGAGCGAAGCCCGTGCGGTGCGGTTCGACTGCACGACGCCGACACCGGGGCGGTGCGGTGGCGTCACGACACCAGCGAAACGGTCGGCGCTCCCACCCGCGACACCCGCTTCTTCCTCCCCTATGTCGCCGACATCGTGGTGGGAGGCGACTACGCGTACGTCGCCGCACGGCGGTACGAACGCGCCGGCGACGCCGGCGGCGAGCGAGCGTTCGAGAGCGTCGTCTTGGCGCTCGCCCCCGATGGACGGGTGGCCTGGCGCTACCGAACCGACGCCTCGCCCATCGCCCTCGCCACCGACGCCGACCGGGTCGCCGTCGCCTACAATCGGTGTCCGGGCGACCACGACGCGGGCCTGGTCGTCCTCGACGCGGCGACGGGCGCGGAACGACAGTGCTGGAACCCGCCTACGACCGATGCCCTCGAACGCTCCGGCGACCGACGGGTGGGCGACGTGTCCTTTCTCTCCGACGGCCTCGCCGTCACCAGCCACGCCGACTTCCGCGGCTACCGTCTCGACCGCGGCGGCGACGTGCGCTGGCGCGTGGATCTGGCGACGCCGACGGTGGTCGGGGACGAGACGCGGTACGCCTATCCGAATCACGTCCACGCGACGCCGGCGGGCGTCGTCTTCGTCACGGGCAACACCTACGCCGTCGAGGGACGGGAAACCGAGGGCACGCACGACCGCGCGACGGCGGCCTTCGGCTACGCGGCCGACGGCGACCAGCGGTGGTCGGCGTCGCTCGGCGGGTTCGCGACCGGTCTCGTCGCGACGGCGGATCGGGTCGCCATCCCCGTCGCGCAGGGGTTTCGCACCCGTGATCCCGAGGTTCACGGCGTCCGCATCGCCGACGTCGCGGCGGGCGATATCCGCCACGTCGCCACCGACGGAATCACCACGGCCGTCGCGGCCGCTGACGGGCGGGTCGCGGCCATTGAGGAACCCGTTCGCTACCACGACAACGGGGAGCGACGCGGCGCCTACCGCCTGCACGTCACAACCACTAACTGA
- a CDS encoding cobalamin biosynthesis protein — MTTTLDPPSDLLAGHPETAYFWGRVVGDGELTADCVTVRTNDETAAERLAAIAGAQAIDERIVERDYAHDTSITRAEEEFTVQVFGDLAERASAAFGLPIDGDPGGYRFDTFDDHRRQLLRGLLEGCGTVCFKSSSDAVGISFVHDDRRLLERIDALLSAIPVDAPTGEVSESSSGGYWFSVADAAASDLGPWLYEDSEESGLFAPSRRAKLLRSLDRIDA; from the coding sequence GTGACGACCACGCTCGACCCCCCCTCGGACCTGCTCGCCGGCCATCCCGAGACGGCGTACTTCTGGGGCCGTGTCGTCGGCGACGGCGAACTGACCGCCGACTGCGTGACCGTGCGGACGAACGACGAGACAGCGGCGGAGCGCCTCGCGGCCATCGCGGGCGCCCAGGCCATCGACGAGCGCATCGTCGAACGCGACTACGCCCACGACACCTCCATCACGCGCGCCGAAGAGGAGTTCACCGTGCAGGTGTTCGGCGACCTGGCGGAGCGTGCGAGCGCCGCCTTCGGCCTACCCATCGACGGCGACCCCGGCGGCTACCGCTTCGACACCTTCGACGACCACCGCCGCCAACTCCTCCGCGGCTTGCTCGAAGGCTGTGGCACCGTCTGTTTCAAGTCCTCGTCGGACGCGGTGGGCATCTCATTCGTCCACGACGACCGTCGCCTCCTCGAACGCATCGACGCCCTGCTCTCGGCCATCCCCGTCGACGCGCCGACCGGCGAGGTGTCGGAGAGTTCCTCCGGTGGCTACTGGTTCAGCGTCGCCGATGCTGCGGCTTCTGACCTCGGCCCGTGGCTCTACGAGGACAGCGAGGAGAGCGGCCTGTTCGCCCCGTCGCGGCGCGCGAAACTCCTGCGGAGCCTGGACCGCATCGACGCATGA
- the cbiT gene encoding precorrin-6Y C5,15-methyltransferase (decarboxylating) subunit CbiT — translation MSRVALPHDAKAGPTKAEVRAVLLSKLDLRPDDHFVEVGPCTGAVTVEAARRAGRVTAVERKPDRLSVARKNLDANDVTTPVDLREAEAPEGLPDDADALFLGGSRNYAAVLDHAVETGVDRVVMNVSRLEVAGEATRAFRDRDLLDEVVQFQVSHGYDLAGATSFDSDNPVYMLVGGVDGGAQ, via the coding sequence ATGTCCCGCGTAGCGCTCCCTCACGACGCGAAGGCCGGACCGACCAAAGCGGAGGTGCGGGCCGTCCTCCTAAGCAAACTCGACTTGCGGCCCGACGACCACTTCGTCGAGGTCGGCCCGTGCACCGGCGCCGTCACCGTCGAGGCGGCGCGTCGTGCCGGGCGCGTCACCGCCGTCGAACGCAAGCCCGACCGCCTGTCGGTCGCCCGGAAGAACCTCGACGCGAACGACGTGACGACGCCCGTCGACCTCCGGGAAGCGGAGGCTCCCGAGGGCCTGCCCGACGACGCCGACGCCCTGTTTCTGGGCGGCAGTCGCAACTACGCCGCCGTCCTCGACCACGCCGTCGAGACGGGCGTGGACCGCGTCGTGATGAACGTCTCCCGCCTCGAAGTCGCTGGCGAGGCGACCCGCGCGTTCCGCGACCGCGACCTCCTCGACGAGGTGGTGCAGTTCCAGGTGAGTCACGGCTACGACCTCGCGGGCGCGACGAGTTTCGACTCGGACAATCCGGTGTACATGCTCGTCGGCGGCGTCGACGGAGGTGCCCAATGA
- a CDS encoding CbiX/SirB N-terminal domain-containing protein: MSGRTDDSTNAIPTDGPAALDDEAVLLVGHGSRREKSNEQVRTLATALEDRLGVPVDAGFLELAEPSIPEAIGGLAPAVSAITVVHLSLFAASHVKNDVPLAVERARATHPELTIQNGSHLGIHPAIVDLLDDRAAAVEAELGVDRATDDVAVVLCARGSSDPDANADVAKLARLLAEGREFSTVQPAFIGVTEPRLDERLHAVAKRRPDAVAVLPYMLGDGVLTGRIRDGAAEFDDDYPYVDAGAGDPLGTDSRLLDVLGDRWQAARTDSVDMSCDTCKYKVELDGYEEDVGGARAMLRALTHQETHADRENVDDDPHVHDAPAKHVAVCTNQTCAADGAPAVLERLRQAARDSDACDARITRSSCLGRCGDGPMVAVYPDGVWYGGVDAADAERIVGDHLDRDRIVSELVDQTL; encoded by the coding sequence ATGAGCGGGCGCACAGACGATTCGACGAACGCGATACCGACCGACGGCCCCGCCGCCCTCGACGACGAGGCGGTGTTGCTCGTCGGCCACGGATCGCGCCGCGAGAAATCGAACGAGCAGGTGCGCACGCTCGCGACGGCGCTGGAGGACCGCCTCGGCGTCCCCGTCGACGCCGGCTTTCTCGAACTCGCGGAGCCGTCGATTCCCGAGGCCATCGGTGGCCTCGCGCCCGCCGTCTCCGCCATCACCGTCGTCCATCTCTCGCTCTTTGCGGCCAGCCACGTCAAGAACGACGTGCCCCTCGCCGTCGAACGGGCGCGGGCGACCCACCCCGAACTCACCATTCAGAACGGGTCGCATCTCGGCATCCATCCGGCCATCGTGGACCTCCTCGACGACCGGGCGGCCGCCGTCGAGGCCGAGCTGGGGGTCGACCGCGCCACTGACGACGTGGCCGTCGTCCTCTGTGCCCGGGGATCGAGCGACCCCGACGCCAACGCCGACGTGGCGAAACTCGCCCGCCTGCTCGCGGAGGGCCGCGAGTTTTCGACCGTCCAACCGGCCTTCATCGGCGTCACCGAACCCCGCCTCGACGAGCGCCTGCACGCCGTCGCCAAGCGCCGCCCTGATGCCGTCGCCGTCCTCCCGTACATGCTCGGCGACGGCGTGCTGACGGGGCGCATCCGCGACGGTGCCGCCGAGTTCGACGACGACTACCCCTACGTCGACGCGGGCGCGGGCGACCCGCTCGGCACCGACTCCCGCCTGCTTGACGTTCTCGGCGACCGCTGGCAGGCCGCCCGCACCGACAGCGTGGATATGTCCTGTGACACCTGCAAGTACAAGGTGGAACTCGACGGCTACGAGGAGGACGTGGGCGGCGCGCGGGCGATGCTCCGCGCGCTCACCCATCAGGAGACCCACGCCGACCGCGAGAACGTCGACGACGACCCGCACGTCCACGACGCCCCCGCAAAACACGTCGCGGTCTGTACGAACCAGACGTGCGCGGCCGACGGCGCGCCCGCCGTCCTCGAACGCCTCCGCCAGGCCGCGCGCGACTCCGACGCCTGCGACGCCCGCATCACCCGGTCGTCGTGTCTCGGGCGCTGTGGCGACGGCCCGATGGTGGCCGTCTACCCCGACGGCGTCTGGTACGGCGGCGTCGACGCCGCCGACGCCGAACGCATCGTCGGCGACCACCTCGACCGCGACCGAATCGTTTCCGAACTCGTCGATCAAACCCTGTAA
- a CDS encoding CbtB domain-containing protein, whose translation MAAANDSVHGRIEHARIELTPARVAAGVALVAALGFLLLFMQDPMVHDSLHNFRHAAGVTCH comes from the coding sequence ATGGCGGCCGCCAACGACTCGGTCCACGGTCGGATCGAACACGCACGCATCGAACTGACGCCGGCGCGGGTCGCCGCGGGGGTTGCCCTCGTGGCCGCGCTGGGGTTCCTGCTGCTGTTCATGCAGGATCCGATGGTTCACGACTCGCTCCACAACTTCCGTCACGCGGCGGGCGTCACCTGTCACTGA